The following are encoded in a window of Neomicrococcus lactis genomic DNA:
- a CDS encoding NAD(P)H-dependent flavin oxidoreductase produces the protein MRSGSLAEQLKLSTPVINAPMIGVAGGELAAAVSNAGGLGLIGIEPKGTEDWFAQQFRYCENPDKPWGVGFIGWSLTEDLAFLRHVLSHQPHFMSASFVEASDPRMAEAFSIARDLGIITSIQAGSAREVDEALEADVDVVVVRGSEGGGHGRNEVATLPLLQYAKAATDKPVIAAGGIGTARGVAAALAAGADAAWVGTRFITARESLTDQTKKSAVGNAGLDDTIYTNAFDIAQKLPWDRGFGGRALKNAFAEEWAGREDELQQAVDTNGDITQSVNEAKTTGNLDRLPIYAGEAAAFTKDEGQTVAEIMEELDGFRIYLQQASNTWGTKTR, from the coding sequence ATGAGAAGTGGATCACTTGCCGAGCAACTGAAGTTATCAACCCCCGTCATCAACGCACCCATGATCGGTGTTGCTGGCGGCGAACTGGCCGCAGCTGTCAGTAATGCTGGCGGCCTGGGCCTGATCGGCATTGAGCCAAAGGGCACAGAGGACTGGTTCGCTCAACAGTTCCGCTATTGCGAGAACCCCGACAAACCATGGGGCGTTGGATTCATCGGCTGGTCCCTCACCGAGGACCTCGCTTTCCTCCGCCATGTACTTAGTCATCAGCCGCACTTCATGTCCGCAAGCTTTGTCGAAGCCAGCGATCCCCGGATGGCAGAGGCCTTCTCGATTGCCAGAGACCTAGGAATCATCACCAGCATTCAGGCCGGCTCCGCCCGAGAAGTCGACGAAGCCCTCGAAGCAGACGTTGATGTGGTGGTTGTCCGCGGTAGTGAAGGCGGTGGGCATGGTCGCAATGAAGTCGCCACTCTCCCGCTCCTCCAGTACGCGAAAGCCGCAACCGACAAACCGGTCATCGCAGCAGGAGGCATCGGAACCGCGCGCGGAGTAGCCGCTGCCCTTGCAGCCGGTGCGGATGCCGCATGGGTCGGAACCAGATTCATCACGGCTCGAGAGTCCCTGACGGATCAAACCAAGAAGTCCGCCGTGGGAAACGCCGGTCTTGACGACACCATCTACACCAACGCGTTCGACATTGCTCAAAAGCTTCCATGGGACCGTGGCTTTGGCGGCCGCGCACTCAAGAACGCGTTCGCCGAAGAATGGGCTGGCCGCGAAGATGAGCTCCAACAAGCCGTCGACACCAACGGCGACATCACCCAAAGCGTCAACGAAGCAAAGACCACGGGCAACTTAGACAGGCTCCCCATCTACGCCGGCGAAGCTGCAGCTTTCACCAAGGATGAGGGTCAAACCGTCGCAGAAATCATGGAAGAGCTCGACGGCTTCCGCATTTACTTGCAGCAGGCGAGCAATACCTGGGGAACGAAAACTCGCTAG
- the panC gene encoding pantoate--beta-alanine ligase translates to MIEAQPLSGAEADTVRVGFVPTMGALHDGHGTLVRTARAANDVVAVSIFVNPLQFNDPVDYERYPRTLDADLELLGQAGADIVFAPEESEMYPDGDPLVKVTSGKLGEKFEGASRPGHFDGMLAVVSKLLHIAQPSLLTSRKVEFSAFFGQKDAQQLAIIRRMVLDLAYNVEIQAVPIVRSDRGLALSSRNQFLSEAEAEAALVLSRALFLLKSRADAHEPLNVEDAVALIDAEPLVELDYLEVVDPSTLEVIGVNCQDTPFTGQALALVAAKVGPVRLIDNMPLGS, encoded by the coding sequence CTGATTGAGGCGCAGCCGCTTTCCGGCGCTGAGGCGGATACGGTTCGAGTGGGTTTTGTGCCAACGATGGGTGCGCTGCATGACGGGCACGGGACGTTGGTGCGCACCGCCCGCGCGGCGAATGATGTGGTGGCCGTGTCCATCTTCGTGAACCCGCTTCAGTTCAACGATCCCGTGGATTACGAGCGCTACCCGCGCACTCTTGACGCTGACTTGGAGCTACTGGGCCAGGCCGGCGCGGATATTGTGTTCGCGCCTGAGGAGTCCGAGATGTACCCGGACGGCGATCCCTTGGTGAAGGTGACGTCCGGAAAGCTGGGGGAGAAGTTCGAAGGCGCTTCGCGTCCCGGCCACTTTGACGGCATGTTGGCAGTGGTTTCTAAGCTCTTGCATATCGCTCAGCCGAGCTTGTTGACGTCGCGAAAAGTCGAATTCTCCGCATTCTTCGGGCAAAAAGATGCTCAGCAATTGGCCATCATTCGGCGCATGGTGCTGGACCTCGCGTACAACGTGGAGATCCAGGCTGTGCCGATTGTGCGTTCTGATCGCGGACTCGCCTTGTCCTCGCGTAACCAGTTCCTCTCCGAGGCTGAAGCCGAAGCTGCTTTGGTGCTCTCACGCGCGTTGTTCTTGCTCAAGTCCCGCGCGGACGCACATGAACCCCTCAATGTTGAGGATGCCGTTGCGCTCATTGATGCAGAGCCGCTCGTGGAACTGGATTACCTCGAAGTGGTTGATCCATCGACGCTCGAGGTCATTGGTGTGAACTGCCAGGACACGCCTTTCACCGGCCAAGCGCTTGCTTTGGTTGCGGCGAAGGTGGGTCCTGTGCGGCTCATCGACAACATGCCTCTAGGTTCCTAG
- a CDS encoding Rossmann-like and DUF2520 domain-containing protein, with amino-acid sequence MSKPGRLGLGIIGAGKVGAVLGAALRAAEHQVVGVHAVSEDSRERAEALLPGAPILDIPEIVERSELVLLALPDDALGPLVKGLADAGHWQVGQLVAHTAGRYGTGILDPIRASGAIPLAIHPAMSFTGTSLDLGRLRDCVFGITADKMMLPIAQALVLEMDAESTVIAEEDRGKYHAALAHASNHLVTIAGQSAELLRSIGVERPDRVIGPLMRASLENALSAGESALTGPVARGDVGTVEAHMQALASDNVTADMRRAYTELARSTAQRALARGLLTENQTTAILDTLAERGPEHS; translated from the coding sequence ATGAGTAAGCCTGGTCGTCTGGGCCTAGGAATCATCGGCGCCGGCAAGGTCGGTGCTGTGTTGGGTGCGGCCTTGCGCGCTGCGGAGCATCAAGTTGTGGGTGTTCACGCGGTGAGTGAGGATTCTCGAGAGCGCGCCGAAGCGCTGTTGCCGGGTGCACCTATTCTCGACATTCCGGAGATCGTGGAGCGTTCCGAGCTCGTTCTTTTGGCGCTACCCGATGATGCCCTCGGCCCACTCGTGAAAGGCCTCGCCGACGCCGGGCACTGGCAAGTCGGTCAGCTCGTGGCCCACACGGCCGGCCGCTACGGAACCGGGATTCTTGATCCCATCCGCGCATCCGGCGCTATCCCTCTGGCCATCCATCCGGCCATGAGTTTCACGGGAACTAGCCTCGACTTGGGCCGCTTGCGCGACTGCGTCTTCGGCATCACCGCGGACAAAATGATGCTGCCGATCGCCCAAGCTTTGGTCTTGGAGATGGACGCCGAAAGCACGGTGATCGCCGAAGAAGATCGCGGGAAGTACCACGCTGCTCTGGCCCATGCCTCGAACCATCTCGTCACGATCGCCGGTCAGTCCGCCGAGCTCTTGCGTAGCATCGGCGTTGAACGGCCGGACCGAGTCATCGGCCCACTAATGCGCGCTTCTCTTGAAAATGCCTTGTCAGCCGGGGAATCTGCGCTCACGGGCCCAGTGGCGCGTGGGGATGTGGGAACCGTGGAGGCTCACATGCAGGCGTTGGCATCGGACAACGTGACGGCAGATATGCGCCGCGCGTACACGGAGCTGGCGCGCTCCACCGCCCAGCGCGCGCTTGCCCGCGGCCTGCTCACCGAGAACCAAACCACCGCCATTTTGGATACTTTGGCAGAGCGCGGCCCGGAACACTCGTAA
- a CDS encoding PH domain-containing protein, translating to MSIESQEQYESPWHRVHPISPFVRGWVVVVGAIYIYSQNILSSALEGNLKGNVFELPSEVLWPIMGIAFGIIALLLVGFYLSWRFTQYQITDDHVRTRSGILFRQHRQARIDRVQAIDIVQPLLARIFGLAELKFEVADSGQSAMNLSYLKYSDAQTLRNTILARAAGLRATAPHPSGTDDAQETQAASSSSSNGVETAEAPEIVVATTPPGRLIGSSILNPTLLVVALAFLIPVVIGGVLLETPATYVGLLPGLLSVGAIVWNELNKGFGFTASASPDGLRLKYGLTETSHQTIPPGRIQAVRVHAPLFWRPFGWYRVIANVAGYGEASGEQRSMLLRVGKLEDVYAVLPIVLPDPGTDRPLDLLTDGLKDSTDQTGFTQTPRSAAWLSPLAFKRQGYASTSTSIVIRGGRLSRHLTYVPHERTQGVLMHQGPIARRAGVADVELASTSGQILPRVKQMSVAEARSLFLMQADRAATARRLHDRNHWLVAEQNAQISPAPPSPQSSQEQPHE from the coding sequence GTGAGCATCGAGAGCCAGGAACAGTACGAGTCTCCATGGCATCGCGTTCACCCCATCTCGCCCTTCGTGCGCGGCTGGGTTGTTGTCGTAGGTGCCATCTACATTTATTCGCAGAACATTCTGAGTTCTGCCCTCGAGGGCAATCTCAAGGGCAACGTCTTCGAGCTTCCGTCTGAAGTCTTGTGGCCCATCATGGGTATCGCGTTCGGCATCATTGCGCTTTTGCTGGTGGGTTTTTACTTGTCGTGGCGCTTCACGCAGTACCAAATCACCGACGATCACGTGCGCACACGCTCCGGAATCTTGTTCCGGCAACACCGTCAGGCTCGGATTGATCGCGTACAGGCGATCGACATCGTGCAGCCTCTGTTGGCACGCATCTTCGGTCTTGCCGAACTCAAGTTTGAGGTGGCGGACTCTGGCCAGTCGGCCATGAATTTGAGCTACCTCAAGTACTCGGACGCCCAGACACTTCGCAATACGATCCTGGCCCGTGCCGCCGGGCTTCGCGCAACGGCACCACACCCCAGCGGAACGGATGATGCGCAGGAAACGCAAGCTGCGTCGTCGTCCTCTAGTAATGGCGTGGAGACCGCTGAAGCCCCGGAAATTGTGGTGGCCACGACGCCGCCGGGACGGTTGATCGGGAGTTCGATTCTGAATCCGACCCTCCTGGTTGTGGCGCTTGCGTTCTTGATTCCCGTGGTTATTGGCGGTGTTTTGCTCGAAACGCCTGCGACGTACGTGGGTCTGCTGCCGGGGCTGTTGAGCGTCGGGGCGATCGTGTGGAATGAGCTCAATAAGGGTTTTGGGTTCACCGCATCGGCGAGTCCGGACGGGCTGCGGCTCAAGTACGGGCTGACCGAGACGAGCCATCAGACTATTCCGCCGGGGCGTATTCAGGCGGTGCGCGTGCATGCGCCGCTCTTCTGGCGGCCGTTTGGCTGGTACCGAGTGATCGCGAATGTGGCTGGTTACGGCGAGGCATCGGGCGAGCAGCGCTCCATGTTGTTGCGGGTCGGCAAGCTCGAGGACGTCTATGCCGTGCTGCCGATTGTCCTGCCGGATCCGGGGACTGACCGACCGCTGGACTTGCTGACGGACGGGCTCAAGGACTCCACGGATCAGACCGGATTTACTCAGACTCCGCGCAGTGCCGCGTGGCTCTCGCCGCTCGCGTTCAAGCGTCAGGGGTATGCGAGTACGTCGACGAGCATCGTGATTCGTGGCGGGCGGCTGTCTCGGCATCTGACCTATGTGCCGCACGAACGCACGCAAGGTGTCCTCATGCATCAAGGTCCCATCGCGCGCCGAGCGGGAGTAGCGGATGTTGAGCTGGCGTCGACGTCCGGGCAAATTCTTCCGCGCGTAAAGCAGATGTCCGTGGCTGAAGCGCGTAGTTTGTTCTTGATGCAAGCGGACCGAGCAGCAACCGCGCGGCGCTTGCACGACCGCAACCATTGGCTCGTCGCCGAGCAGAACGCACAGATTTCTCCAGCGCCACCGTCGCCGCAATCATCACAGGAGCAACCTCATGAGTAA
- a CDS encoding PH domain-containing protein yields MPHEPIDPVGIEWSRVSEKYLKVRVISALIGHVVFVLILSVPLVMRLLGVWIWPAEWIAWALPIVGLIWTIIDVLFIIPRQVRAIGYAERQEDLLIRSGIMFRKLMVVPYGRMQYVDVEAGPVDRAFGLCKVKMHTASPSANPEIPGIPEAEGARLREQLSARGEAKLAGL; encoded by the coding sequence ATGCCGCACGAACCCATTGATCCGGTAGGAATTGAATGGTCGCGCGTTTCGGAGAAGTACTTGAAAGTCCGAGTCATTTCGGCACTTATTGGCCATGTGGTCTTCGTGCTGATTTTGTCCGTTCCGCTCGTGATGCGACTCCTCGGGGTCTGGATCTGGCCCGCTGAATGGATCGCGTGGGCGCTGCCGATTGTGGGCCTCATCTGGACGATCATCGATGTTCTCTTCATCATCCCTCGGCAAGTCCGGGCCATCGGCTATGCCGAACGTCAAGAAGACTTGTTGATTCGTAGCGGCATTATGTTCCGCAAACTCATGGTGGTCCCTTACGGCCGCATGCAGTACGTAGACGTCGAGGCCGGCCCGGTAGATCGCGCCTTTGGCCTCTGCAAGGTCAAGATGCACACGGCTAGCCCTTCGGCGAACCCGGAGATCCCCGGCATTCCCGAGGCTGAAGGTGCTCGACTTCGCGAGCAGCTTTCCGCCCGCGGTGAAGCGAAGCTGGCCGGTCTGTGA
- a CDS encoding DUF3180 family protein: MSTLKVSWLTIVIAVAAIGGWIAQRIASGAGVGAPVLHWTSLITMAAVSVLAFVLGFRVLRYRQGKATVPIDPILAARTLVLAQAGAYGGAVIGGWHLGILLDLMGAGSTGSASLVSCIVMMVGALVMVIVGFVVERFCKLPPEDMDGPSTPLRGRGTKGETEGYAARTH, encoded by the coding sequence GTGTCCACGCTTAAGGTTTCCTGGCTCACGATCGTCATCGCGGTCGCCGCGATTGGTGGTTGGATCGCTCAGCGCATTGCCTCCGGAGCAGGTGTTGGGGCACCAGTTTTGCACTGGACGTCCCTCATCACGATGGCTGCCGTATCCGTGTTGGCCTTCGTCTTAGGTTTCCGCGTCTTGCGCTACCGCCAAGGCAAAGCCACTGTGCCCATCGATCCGATTCTTGCCGCACGCACTCTGGTGTTGGCGCAAGCCGGAGCGTACGGTGGCGCGGTTATTGGTGGCTGGCATCTGGGCATTTTGTTGGACCTCATGGGTGCCGGATCCACAGGTAGTGCATCCTTGGTTTCCTGCATCGTGATGATGGTCGGCGCACTGGTCATGGTTATTGTGGGATTTGTGGTGGAACGTTTTTGTAAGCTTCCGCCCGAGGACATGGACGGACCAAGCACGCCACTTCGTGGGCGTGGAACCAAGGGGGAAACCGAAGGATATGCCGCACGAACCCATTGA
- the folK gene encoding 2-amino-4-hydroxy-6-hydroxymethyldihydropteridine diphosphokinase, with product MTEPMTETPKPVKCILALGSNLGERADTLSLAVADLVDRDDVRLCQVSQVVQTKPVGGPDGQPDFLNMVMEIETTLAPYELLAHCNEVEDKHHRVREVRWGPRTLDVDIITYGDLEMDEERLTIPHKLAAERAFVLQPWAWMDPDATLRGESVAVLAQKAVDAEGLAPYSPHDDMWESSS from the coding sequence AGTGCATTCTCGCGCTGGGCTCTAATCTGGGCGAGCGCGCGGATACGTTGTCGTTGGCTGTCGCCGATCTTGTGGATCGCGATGATGTGCGCTTGTGCCAAGTGTCGCAAGTGGTGCAGACCAAGCCAGTGGGTGGACCCGATGGTCAGCCTGACTTCTTGAACATGGTCATGGAAATCGAGACCACGCTGGCGCCGTATGAGCTGTTGGCGCACTGCAACGAGGTCGAGGACAAGCACCATCGCGTCCGCGAGGTCCGCTGGGGTCCTCGCACCTTGGACGTCGACATCATCACCTACGGTGATCTGGAGATGGACGAAGAGCGCCTCACCATTCCGCACAAGTTGGCAGCAGAGCGCGCTTTCGTGCTGCAGCCATGGGCGTGGATGGATCCCGATGCAACGTTGCGTGGTGAATCTGTAGCTGTGCTGGCTCAAAAGGCGGTCGACGCCGAAGGTCTTGCACCGTACTCGCCACACGACGATATGTGGGAGTCGAGCTCGTAG